A genome region from Clupea harengus chromosome 7, Ch_v2.0.2, whole genome shotgun sequence includes the following:
- the LOC116221125 gene encoding clumping factor B isoform X1 gives MEPDHAPAPVAPDPLPGVGSAQQGVVEPEDFLGCRTPPDPSPCPAHEVDRVQTACPVSDTDNTHTSRPANDSQSLRTVHSANDSESLRTAHSMTDSESLQTAHDINDSESLRTANGTNDSESLRTAQGTTDTDIYQTAHAMNDADSLRTIPPTLRHRQQPDQSARLRQRQQPDHQPLLRHRQQSNHTPPLPATHTPTRTAESWANVLWLGQRATPPPPAMRQASKTPLRTRPLTAPPTQSWRIFSTPPPCPTTLGSLSWPASPPQPPPASTSPSSCPRPLTRPTPYT, from the exons ATGGAGCCCG ACCACGCCCCAGCCCCTGTGGCTCCTGACCCGCTCCCTGGGGTAGGATCTGCCCAACAGGGGGTAGTAGAACCTGAGGACTTCCTCGGCTGCCGGACCCCCCCAGACCCGTCCCCCTGCCCGGCGCACGAGGTTGACCGCGTCCAAACAGCCTGCCCTGTGTCTGACACAGACAACACTCACACGTCAAGACCTGCAAACGACTCACAGAGTCTCCGAACGGTTCACAGCGCGAATGACTCAGAGAGTCTCAGAACGGCTCACAGCATGACTgattcagaaagtctccaaacgGCTCACGACATAAACGATTCAGAAAGTCTCCGTACGGCTAACGGCACAAATGATTCAGAGAGTCTCAGAACGGCTCAGGGCACGACTGACACAGACATTTACCAAACGGCTCACGCCATGAATGATGCGGACAGCCTCCGCACGATACCACCGACCCTACGACACCGACAGCAACCTGACCAATCAGCTCGCTTACGACAGCGCCAGCAACCAGACCATCAACCCctcctcagacacagacagcaatCAAACCATACACCCCCCCtacccgccacacacacacctacccggACCGCCGAGTCTTGGGCGAATGTGTTGTGGCTGGGTCAGAGGGCGACGCCCCCACCACCAGCCATGAGACAGGCCTCCAAGACGCCTCTGAGGACCCGCCCCCTTACAGCCCCCCCGACCCAAAGCTGGCGTATCTTttctacccccccaccctgccccACTACTCTGGGCAGCCTGTCATGGCCTGCcagccccccccaaccccccccggCTTCTACCAGCCCCAGTTCATGCCCTCGCCCACTTACCCGCCCTACGCCATA